In Dermacentor silvarum isolate Dsil-2018 chromosome 2, BIME_Dsil_1.4, whole genome shotgun sequence, the following proteins share a genomic window:
- the LOC125943084 gene encoding uncharacterized protein LOC125943084 has protein sequence MLLETFWSLLEEDVNSLQFWKMKETTNQDRKFVLDMNTQLILVLMRLRLGLDGEDLAYRFGVSTSTVSRIWITWLDFLNNKLRQVPIWMPSQLCDKYRPQVFLAKGYDTVDGIMDCTEIFIETPSSFRVQSETFSNYKKHNTAKGLIVCSPNGFVVFVSDLAPGRLSDKALTNSCNVLDKFSPGRSIMADRGFTIQDECKARSLHLNIPPFMDGRPQLSEKDEEETRRIASVRIHVERVIRRVKTFKILSHVFPNSMADQLNKIWHICARLTNFVDTPLL, from the exons ATGTTGCTGGAAACTTTCTGGTCCTTACTGGAAGAAGATGTCAACAGTCTTCAATTTTGGAAAATGAAGGAAACGACGAATCAAGACAGGAAGTTCGTGCTCGATATGAATACTCAGTTGATTTTGGTACTGATGCGTCTTCGGCTGGGCCTCGACGGTGAAGATCTTGCCTACAG GTTTGGAGTgtcaacaagcacggtgtcacgtatCTGGATAACCTGGCTTGACTTCCTGAACAACAAGCTTCGCCag GTGCCAATATGGATGCCGTCCCAGCTGTGCGACAAATACCGACCTCAGGTGTTCCTCGCGAAAGGCTACGACACTGTAGATGGAATAATGGACTGCACAGAGATTTTCATCGAGACACCGTCGTCATTTCGGGTCCAAAGTGAGACGTTTTCCAACTACAAAAAACACAACACAGCGAAGGGTCTCATAGTATGCAGCCCCAATGGTTTTGTTGTGTTTGTATCAGACCTAGCACCTGGACGTCTGTCTGACAAGGCCCTCACCAACTCCTGTAATGTTTTAGATAAGTTTTCTCCAGGACGGAGCATAATGGCAGACCGTGGCTTCACAATCCAAGACGAGTGCAAGGCACGATCGCTGCATCTGAACATTCCACCTTTCATGGATGGAAGGCCGCAACTCTCCGAGAAAGATGAGGAAGAAACAAGACGCATAGCAAGTGTGCGGATACATGTTGAGAGGGTCATTAGGAGGGTGAAGACATTCAAAATTTTGTCGCATGTATTTCCAAACAGCATGGCAGATCAGCTGAACAAGATATGGCACATATGCGCTCGTTTGACTAACTTTGTAGATACGCCTTTGCTGTAG
- the LOC119440208 gene encoding uncharacterized protein LOC119440208, with amino-acid sequence MTLVPSNINKQEWTRETRTLNQFFGKEHIYRYIEGKGAQKHRDAGLRLFTSGHLQKLEFLKIESSETVVRADVLASMTTRTIYKVSARLLRSDGEIVSGTCTCVAGKGSACKHLCCVFYGLMYIAQHDLATVPTLLACTETERQWYKPRDPRNVPHSFEDLVFSKDTWERLSSAPEHHNKRMKYSSLKPEREVMTTRTLIGLHGKLKENGLQCFADILEANDFLCDKSTESTKDNNVRESMPLRWLDAVKKSQTLVYSADDVAAVESATRLQSGSTLWHHYRKGLITASVAHRVYTWVKTCETKMGPHDARSLLSAIMGKKCRATYAMKRGLLCEDNARKEFIEQNKGHLDIQVEQCGLLLCRSNSFLGASPDGIVKCLCCEPSVLEIKSPMNLDTFCKSELRDGYLKRSSRYFTQVQMQMGVSCLQSCILFVYSEQKCVQVSVNFDQSFFDELVKRCKFFCEKYLVPSFLDS; translated from the exons ATGACATTAGTTCCAAGCAACATTAACAAGCAAGAATGGACCAGGGAAACAAGGACCCTGAATCAATTCTTTGGAAAGGAGCACATTTATAG GTACATTGAAGGCAAGGGTGCACAAAAGCACAGAGATGCAGGTTTGCGCCTCTTCACCTCTGGGCACCTGCAGAAACTTGAGTTTTTGAAGATAGAAAGCTCAGAGACTGTTGTGCGTGCAGACGTTCTGGCATCAATGACAACAAGGACTATATATAAGGTGTCAGCCCGGCTACTAAGAAGTGATGGAGAAATTGTTTCAGGCACCTGCACTTGTGTTGCTGGCAAAGGGTCTGCATGTAAGCACCTGTGTTGTGTTTTCTATGGGTTGATGTATATAGCTCAGCATGACCTTGCAACTGTGCCAACCTTGCTGGCGTGTACTGAGACAGAAAGGCAATGGTACAAACCGAGAGATCCGAGAAATGTACCACATAGCTTTGAAGACCTTGTCTTTTCGAAGGATACTTGGGAGAGACTCAGCAGTGCACCTGAGCATCACAACAAACGAATGAAATATTCATCACTAAAGCCAGAAAGAGAGGTCATGACGACACGAACCTTAATTGGCTTACAtggaaaactaaaagaaaatggACTGCAGTGCTTCGCTGACATTTTAGAGGCTAATGATTTCTTGTGTGACAAAAGCACCGAGTCAACAAAAGACAACAATGTGCGTGAAAGCATGCCTCTGCGCTGGCTTGACGCCGTAAAAAAGTCACAGACGCTAGTGTACTCAGCtgatgatgttgctgctgttgagaGTGCGACAAGGCTGCAGAGTGGCTCAACACTGTGGCACCATTACAGAAAGGGATTGATAACGGCCTCAGTAGCACATAGAGTGTACACGTGGGTCAAAACGTGCGAAACAAAAATGGGGCCTCATGATGCCCGGTCACTTCTGAGTGCCATAATGGGGAAGAAGTGTCGAGCCACATACGCCATGAAACGAGGGCTGTTGTGTGAGGATAATGCAAGGAAGGAATTCATAGAGCAAAACAAAGGGCACTTGGACATACAGGTCGAACAGTGCGGTCTGCTTTTGTGCCGGAGCAATTCTTTTCTAGGAGCAAGCCCCGATGGCATTGTTAAATGCCTTTGTTGTGAGCCTAGTGTTCTGGAAATTAAGAGTCCAATGAACCTTGACACATTTTGTAAGAGTGAGCTACGTGATGGGTATCTGAAGAGAAGCAGCAGATACTTCACCCAAGTACAAATGCAAATGGGGGTGAGCTGCTTACAATCTTGCATCCTCTTCGTTTACAGTGAACAAAAGTGCGTGCAAGTTTCTGTGAATTTTGATCAGAGTTTTTTCGATGAACTGGTGAAGCGGTGCAAATTTTTTTGTGAGAAGTACTTGGTGCCTTCCTTTCTTGACAGTTAG